From the genome of Papaver somniferum cultivar HN1 unplaced genomic scaffold, ASM357369v1 unplaced-scaffold_10, whole genome shotgun sequence:
cagctagctagatttcgacctcggttcttagcctgagaaactatctcttggtgattagtagtcataacatccgatctttctttacacatgtgtagatacactttacactcttatcacatgtctttatttgttatcagtgctaggattgtgcctttgatagctagattgacatctccattttgctgtgagcttctactgtcttgcacatgtcacatttcatggaatttgagcttatattttgtcctagaactttgtaggtacgttctaagcaaaccttcacgagacttcaactcgtccactagggacacttagtggtttaaaaggcttattgcattcgctaaatgcaatcgagagaccagcgacagtggtatagttaggatttccttagtttctgttttacttgaggacaagtaaaattcaggtttaggggtatttgataggtgccaaatattgcattatttttgtatcattttattggcactcatccctttttgcataccataattcccccttttgtaatgaattttttgtattttactctcctcaaggataaatacttaatattgtttaattttgcatttttaggtaccaaataaagactagatgagttgtgGAGCGAAAAGAACCACCACAAGAAAACTAATGTATTACAACACCTCATTTGTGTGGCAAGAACCCATGTTTCATGTTGCAAAAACCTTTTTCCACATAAAAAACTTTTGCCACACCGTGTGGAAACAACCTGTGTGACAAGAAGTTATTGCCACACCTTAAGTACGGTGCGGCAATAGCTGGTTTTTTTGCCTCACCAAATAGTGAGGCAATAACATGAGGcaaaaaagtattttttttatttattttttttaatttgtttattttattttttttggaaaatctctTGCCACACCAACTAGCGAGGCAATAAAATGAGACAAAAAggcatcatttttattttttaatttatttattgtcTTTAAAACTGTTTTGCTACACTACTTACTGCTGCTGCAACAGCTTGACTTCGGCAAAAACATGTTCACAAATTTAGGGACTACTGTAATCATCATGTAATAATTTATGCACAACAAAATCGATTTCATACATAGATTGAATTAAAACAAACAATTCGGATTTCATTAACAAAAAAGAAGTTTATGTTACAGATTATAAAAAATCCTACTTCACCATAAGAAAAGAAACAAATTAACTTACAGAATCTCCGACTTTAAAGTTGACCTTAAAAGTAGCGAAACTTTATACTTCAATTTAGACCTAACTAACTCCTCTCTACTAGTTGTACTTGTACACAGACACATATGAGAAATGTACCTCAACCATGAATAGTCGAATCCAAATATGAGAAATATACTTTAAAATTTCAAAGAGAACAGTGACTGTAACCACCAACTTGTGTATCCACTTCAGCTTTGCGTCGAATAGTTTTTGCTGCACACTGTGTGAGGCTTCTACTCTTTGACATTGCCATCAGAAAATACCTTACAAAACAAAACGGTTTCTACTCTTTGACATTGCCATCGGAAAGTACCTTACAAAAACACAAGTCAGAATTAATTAGACATGAATGCATTACTAGAACTtaaactcatacccatacatagcaGATGACTGAACTTACCTGAAACATTACTAGAACTTAACCCAAAATTGCACAAGATCCTTCAACTCCCCCTCGTTTAACGCATTGGGTTTATCTGCAAAATAATCTGCCTTTGTATCGTGGGGTGCATAGTGAAACATTTTCCATTTAACTTTATTTCTAAATATTCCACGAGCAATAGATACAACAGAACTACTTGTCATTGAGCAAATAAATCATGTggaacacaaaataaacaaacataatataAAGTGTTGCTAAGCAAGTTCACCTGAATTTCGACTCACAACCATTCCTTATCCTCATTAGCTTGCATATTCTAATTCTTGGTCTAGTTGAACCACCGAGATTGTTCTAGCAACACCTGCTGGCATCAGAAGAATGTATTTGATTAGTCTCCATTAAGCTTGCCTTCTGCGTAGTATTTAACAACAACCTCGGGGGACGATAAATTTCTCAACTCATGTGTACCAATGAAATAAGCAAAAACCAAGAAACATGTTATTATATTGGATAACTGTGGTTTGCAACATCATAGTAATAACGAAACAAAGAGGGGAACATAAATAAAGATAACAGCTTCTATTACTAGTCAACACGAATGGCCTATTAAATTTTCACATCAAATACATTAAATTAAGAAAATGGATGTCTATTTTAAACTCCTAGAAGACTTAGTAATTATCCTTGCTTTTGATAACTGCAACCTCTGCAAGGGCTAAAAGACGTCCTTTTGTTCAGTAATTTAGACTAATGCACCAGAATTGCTCTACAATTAAtcaattttttataaaaaaataattggTTTATCAATAAACCATTATATATGACTATCAGGTATAATCAGAATACATACCACGGTGAAGGTTTATGAACTTATCAtaagtttcaaaagaatacatctACACAGTCAGAAAAATGATctgccaaaagaaaaaaaaatgtttaggACACTCGATACTTTTCAGATCTTGGGACTAGGTTAAGCATTAAGACCCTTTACGCTGGTTCGCAAAATATAAAAGTGAAAGAAAATGTCACTAATGTATTCAAATAAAATAGTCTGATTCATGTTCATGATGGTATATATATACACTGGCCAGAATCTGTCACTAATGTATTCAAATCAATAAGTGATGTAACAACGTATAAAGTTGTCAAAACTGCTCAAGTACAATAAGACGCTAAACAAATATGAAATCAGTTAAAAGGGAATAAGTGACTAAAACAGAAGATTGGAGGGTTGAATGAAAAATGGTTGGCACCTTCATGATAAGTAGGTGGTGTATCTCAATCCCGCTTTCGGCAAAATGCACTTTCAAATAATCCGCTCTTTTCCACCAACCAAAAGTCAAATAAAAGTGTGAGATAAATGTTGTTGAATAAAAAAAACATGCCACATTAGCAAGTACAAAGTCATGGAAAACCAATGGGGATATGAAATACTAAGGAAAAAAACAGGCATACATGAAGCTTCCAATAACAAAAGATCAGGATAATCAGGTTACTCAACCATAGGCACATATGCCTTTCATTTACTTAATCTGCTGTCACATATGCCTTGCATTTACTTAATCAACCAGATGATACATCTTATGTATATAATATATTAAATGAAAGTATCCTAACCGTAAAAATGAGTATATGTAAGAATCGAGCCTTATGGTCTTGTGTTTACTCACCATGCCACTGGAGTGTTGACACCAACACAAGTACACAAGTAACACTATAACTGGTATATCAAAACCTCTGATGGATATTCTTTTCACTGTGACCCATTACTGTCACAAGGTTCCATCACATCAAAGTGTAGAAGACTAATAACATCTATCATAGAGGTATCGTATATGATAGATGAAATTCAATGAATATATGTGTAGAAGACAAACATCTATCATGGATGAATTCATATGTTACTGTATTTCAAACTTTTAAGTTATCACCAAAAAATTAAGCAAACTAAATTTTTTAACCTCAATATTCATATATTCCTCGAATTAAAACCAAGCTTTGCATATGAAGCAGATATAAGCAATTACAGACACAAAACCAGAATACTGCATATTGCCATTATCTAACAAGAATTTCTTGAGCTCATCCTGGAGGTTATGGAAATTAAACTCCCCCTAGTGGTGGATCACTAATTTTGAATACATAAACAACACCAAACCAGAAAACAGATAACATTAAATCCTACAGAAATCGTATAAGGCTATaagcaaaaataaacaaaaagggATTTAAAACTTACTCCTGTTCAAATTGTATCATCTGAAAGAAaccctacaaaaataaaaataataattaaggtCATCAAAAATCCAAATTAAAGAAAACCCGTTTTGGAATTGAAATTTGAGAGAAGGGTGAGAATATGACCTGCTATAACCCTTTGGAGAGTAACGAAAACAGAAACCTCTCGATTAATCAGACAGAAATGGTAAATTAGGGCTACACCTTTTGATGTTCGCCAAATTAGGGATTTCAGAGTGACGAGATTATGTTTAAGGTGGAAGAAGGTGATTCGTGTAGTTGAGATACGGTCTCAGAGTGACAAGTTTTTTGAGAAACGGGAGTCGTTTTTTAGGGTTATAATTAGATTTGTCGCAAGATTTtataattagattttttttttcgtgaAAACTTTTGGATCACTTAGGTGTACTTTTTTTAACCCCTCTTGGCTCACATATGAGGCTAAAGACATCATttatttgaatttttattttttttcttttctttatatcTTATCAATTaatcatattttttattaaaaaaatctatTTAAGTATAATTTTAACGTGTTGCCACATTTATGTGCCAAGAGCTTAGCTTATTGCAGAATCATTGAAATGCATGAGGCAAAAAGTTAGTTTTTTGCCTCAATTATTTGTAGATGTGGCAAACAGTCCTGCCTAATGCCACACCTATTGTGGTGTGAGGCTAAAACCTACCTATTGCAACATTATCCATAAAAATGTGTCAAAGTAGTGTGGCAACAGAGTCATTTTCTTGTAGTGaacaaagacacgggaaaaagccggcggaaactctagcggaaaagaagtgaagaatgtggtatggaagaatcaaagatgaaaatgagcttaaaaaggaagaaattgttcttaaagaagaagtgggctcaagactatctaagcccaaacccatttcctaaacccaaaatccaaacccaaacccgtttttcCCTTTAGCCGTCAGATtaaatccattccatcatcctacggtcgcttcatcagagtacatcgagctttgaagttcctgtctaacatcatagtacctaactccatcttggaccgtcagttttgatgtattccatcatccaacggtcgctccacatccatctccatcgcgccgttggatcattttatcaccttttcatcctacgtttttcacaatcaaaatatcaaaatttgatgTCCCGTCTAACACCATAGCACCTAGGTTTATATCCCCAAACCAAACACATCCTAACCCTAATCCCATCGAccccaacttcttcttcttccccctttccttctcttcacagcagaaccaccacctgctccgccaccaactttctgccgcctcaaccaccaccactcaagctctcaaatcactaacccatcactacccccatcattattaccactttcaccaactctatggcctcctaatctctcaatttcacgcctcacccatGTCAGAAACCCTAAAggtgaaattgataaattaggtcggaACAGAGTTGTAATCACAGCATGGTAAAAGCAGGAGAAGACAAGGAGGAAGCATGGGTCAaagctctcaagtgttttcagtgattaggtaaaacttaatttcaatttttggtaaaccttaatttcactgttttagggttttttgggGGAACGTTGTTATATGTATAAATTGACGTCTTGGGTGTGAGATTGgatatgcccggattagccggtgcaccaagatgTAGTAGTATATTGTGTTCACTATGTTCTAATTActtctgctagggtttagatgaagccctagtttgctactagttattcctgttaatggcagtaaccttgttgtgcttaattgttttagaataaaattcaatcttaggacttcagtactctactttcacagtgtatgccatgtatccattgtagttagaataatactgtgctgaagaactacaactcatacttaatcccatatattgatcttttgattagttgttccctgaaaagacagttaatgcttaggagaaataccttagttgtgattgaatcattcatatcaaggtgaCCTTATATATACataggattgacatccctttttttatcagatataaggacaaggttagtgttatgagcagaataactagtgtaagttagtggtggactcaaaggccctagtaccattctcatcatttgatctatttactttctttgcatattacttttctattttgtgttaccaacatctagccgtatcggcaaacaaaaccccttatttgtgttacttcttgttcTGAAGTCAGTTGTGGTGAGACcatagattcaactacacacaccaagtccctgaggacaaaccccttcttacctcactctctacaactgaccctgtatacttgcaggtctaagttgtaggttcttttaaaaccacaccagttACCCTCGTGACAACTACCATAAGGGTGCATATATTAACCCTTGGATAATATCTCGTAGATGCACACACATCCCGAGGCAACAttcataaaacaaaaaatattttatactatttttattatttttattatttttgttatcttTAAAATCCCTATATTTAATTGTATTTGCACTTTGATCCCTCTACCAAATACAAAAAAATCCTGTGATATcaaattcttatttttattttttctattttcttagACCTAAACCTgcgtttttatttcatttttgaaTATGGATGAAGATGATTGTGATCGATAGTGATGTCTTTAAAAGGATGAATCATACGAAGAACAAGATTTACTATTGGCCTTAATATATCTTGAGGCATTAGAtgtatattttggattttcatttcTAAGATGATCAATGACCTAATAATATCTAGCTCTAATATCTATATACAATATACTGCATCCTTGATTATTGTATAAACTTTTATTTCCAGCTCTAATATCTATATACAATATACTGCATCCTTGATTATTGTATAAACTTTTATTTGTAAATCACGGTGAACAAAAAACACCTTCGAGTTTCAATTACACTAGTACTCTTCCCACTTTGGAGCATAGTTGCTTAAGTGATTATCGTGGAAATTAAAGTAGGACCACCAATTGATCCATATTCCAACCCAAGAGAAGGAGAATTTAACCACTTTCAAAATCCAAGAAAGTTCCATTAATCTACCTGCCTTCATTTATTTCGAAAACAAAACAGATAAGAAACTTGGGTTGTGTAGATATATGTAAAAAATGAGATATTAGAAAatcaatcacaaataatatatgGAGCCCTTTAAAGACCATCAATAATTTAGATTTAAAGATACGATGAAGCATAAATACTcaaaagataataaaaaaaaataaaaatatttttattttctaaatatatgaGTACATCTATGAGATAGGATCCAAGGGTTAAAAGATGCACCCTTATGATAGTTGTCACGAGGGTAATCTCGCCACAGCAGGACTCAAAGAGAGTTTGGGAAGAAAAGGTTTCGGCTGCGGATGCTCTGCATAtaaggaagaagaaagaggttGAAGAGAAACTTATCTCTTCGACGAAAACAAGTGGAAGAAATACTGATTGTTTAAGTTCAAGGAGTCAAGGGGGTGGAAATATACCAATTTAAAAGGATATAAAAAATATGGGCGGAAAAAGAGCTGAAAAGTATTACCTGAAAGCATGTGAATCGCATGCTGATGATCTCTGCAGTTGTTACTAGCAACATAACCCTGGCCGTTGCGAGATCCGCAACAGAAAACAACATTTGCTAAAATTTagcaacaacttttctttgttgctAAATAGCAACAACACTATAGCTGTTGCTAATCTGGGTTGCTAATGCTGAATTTGGTGTACTGTTAACATGAATATGCGAGTCTGTGGAAGATCATGAAGGATGTGTTGCCCTTGAATCTCTGCACTGAGTTGGCGATTAGTTTGATTGCTCCTATAGGTGCTTTTAAGTTCAGGTCAACAAACCAAACAATGATTACATCAAGTGCAGCAAGCTGAGATATTCctgaatccatcttcttccctcCACCACTTACTCCAACAAATTTGACATTCACCATATTCAATTGCCAATTATTCTAGCGTTTTCGAACAAGAAGAGAACCTATAATGTCTTCCCAGTCAACAACTCCAAATGCATTTACCTGTTTGTTAAAATGCCTGAACGACTAGATTAGCTGCAGCTTTTGTTTTTCAATGAACCGAGCTGTTACTGGCAGTTAACTATGGTGCGGTGGCTGTTTACCAATAGTTAAAagagggtttttaagaaatttgggTTTGTCtccaattttaatttttaaattgtaTCAATTGTTGGTTTAGACagatattgattttgaaattCTTTGGTTGATTAGCAGTTCTGTTTTGTTTTGTTCAGTAAGAAGTTCCAGTGATGTGTTGATTAGTTCAACTTTCTTGGCTCGAACTTACATGCCCAAACAATGTTATCACTAAATTTAGGATTTTCAGTGTAACCCAATTTTAAAGAAATTGCTATCCAATTTGGGTTATTGGTTAGTATCTTACAAGAACTGTTTTCACCTTGGGGTCGTATTTTCTATAGAGTTTTTTGTAGgttatgtagaggtgatgagtaTTGATTGAAGGTGTTGTTGCTGCAATGGGAGAAATCGGTTGATTTTGCTGTAGAATGAATGGGTAGGTGAATGTCAGGATCTGTAGTTGTTGTTTTGAATGGAGAAGATAAGTGTGTGTGGTTGGTTGTGCTGGGAAGGATTTGAAGTCTTGTGCTGAAGGTTAAGGTAATTGTGTGTGGAGGTTATGGATTTTTTGATCCTGTGATGCATTGATGATATTTCCCCCCATTCTATGAGGTCCTTGGCAATTAAATCTTTTGAtgcggtgaagaagaatataccCACCCAGTTTGCTATGCTGGTGCGTGATTCAGCTCTTTGGCAGAGTAATAGAGTCAAACATGCTCATGATTACTTGTTGGAAATTCCTATTGATGGGCTTAATCAAACTATTGGGGACAGACAGTTTCGTGTCATTGTGCGTTATAGGCTCGGATCCCCCTCTTTGAGGATGGAGATTTGTGTTTTAGCTGTGGTAAGGTATGGATATCTTTGGGGGTCAAGCCTTACATTTCAATAAATGGGTTGGTATCAAATACAGGTATGATCTTGTTCATGACACCTTTGCGGACATTTGTTATCGAGCGGGTGTTTCAGGACGAAAGGAATTGTATTTTGGGATCCTTGCAGACAATGGGGTGGCCTTGCGAGTTACGGATATCCTTGTGTATGGTTGGGACAGTGGACACGATATGTGCTTGGATGTTACGGGCGTCTCCACCTTCACGGGTAACTGGGAGCGTAATTTTGTTCTTGGTCAGGCAATTGATAGCGCGGTTGCCAAAAAAAAATGCCAAGTACCTTGAGAAATGTACGAGTTAGAGGCTGGggtttggtgttctttcattttctACCTTGGGCGGGCTAGGAAGTGATACTGCGGAGTTCCTGAAAAGGCTGCGGAATTACATGTCTAGTCATGATGAGAATGTTACTGTTGGAGATTTCCTTTTTCATAGGTTAGGTGTTGTTATCCAAAAAGGATTAGAGCCCAGCTTGTTTCCAGGCATCCATCCAATGCTTGTAAACTCCTTTCTGTTGATGATGATTAATAAAGtatttacttctttttttttttttttttaaaaaaaaaaaaaagaagaagttgtcaaCGAGCAAACATGAGCTCCACTCTCTAGAGAGTAAAAACCAAATTAAGTTATAAGTACCTTTAGTTTCAAACCCCAGAAGAGACAAAGAAAGTGGATATCATGGTATGAAGGGACAATTGCCTTCCCATGGCATTAGCCGACTTCTTCCCCATCCATGGTTGGAGTGTTTTTGCCAAGTGAAAACCACAGTCAAACCCATTCTTTAGAATTTTTATTGTAAAACCCACCATCAGAAAAGTTCACGGGGGCATCCATTTTCTCAGtgaaaatttctcccaaaccctTAATTGTTCAAATTTTCGTTAAACCGTAATTTCCTTcatctgatttttctttttctttctctctctagaTCGATCCCTGAATATCTTCTAATTTACCGGTAAGTTTATAGATTTGGTTTACAATAATGACTCTGTTTGTTCAATATAAGCTTAGATCTTACTTAATTGTTGTGATATGCTTGTTAAATTAGGTTAAGAAATTGATTTTGTTATcagaatatgtttttttttcttctggtttGAGATTGTTtccgaaatagaagaagaaattgatgatggTTATCTGGAATTATAaattgaagatggtgatgatgttgTCGAGATCAGGAGAAGAACATAAGAAGATAttatgaaactgagatagaaATTAGGTCAAATATGGACAGAGATGGGGATGAGAAGACTAGGATAGGAGGGTTGATTTGTTGGATGGGGTCTGGTGATGAAATTGGAGGAAGCCGATATAAACTGATGGTAGTATTGAGTCTGTAGAAGATGAGAAGGAAGTGCTTATGGTGTGTGTGATTTTGGATGTAAAGAATATTACAGAAAAGTTGTGTTTGTTGTTCATGGTGGTAACTGAAATAGAAATGATTGCAGTTGAGGGAGCAATGAGCTAATGGATCTAATGGGTGAATGGTTTGGGTACTGGTGGTAGCTGATGCTGATACTTAAAGTAATTTGAGAGATGCGTTCAACTATGGTGAAGATTTAGGTTGTGTATGAAGCTGAAATGGGTTGGAACACGATGAGTTGATCATGCTTAAGAAGGtatttagatgtatgttagggcaAGATGATGGATGAAAAGTGAAAATTGTGGTGTTACTGAGATGGAAATGGTGGTTGTAGTCAAGAGGATGACTGCATGAAGTTGAGAAGTGAAAATGGGTATGCAGGTGAATAAGAATGGTAATGGACTGAAAGGTTACTGACATGGTTTTGCAGCTGCATGACACAATGGCTTGATACTGAAAATGAATAGGTTGTGGTGTTTCAGCTAAAGGTGTTGTTGTAGATGTTGCAATGAGTAGTCTGTGTTAAATTATGAGTTGTAGGTGGTGCTGATAAAGATGAGCTGGAGATGTTAGAATTGGTTGCTGCTACAAAAGGAAATGGAGCTGTGAATAATGATGCAACtatgaaattggttgcataacctgttatgcatctataaaaattgttacagaacttgttatgcagtccagaaaatggttgcataacacgttatgcaacaactttttttgtTAGTATGGAAaccaataaaaaagaaaaatgcttgtcatgcacctacaataataatggatgcataacttgttatgtagtcgataaaatgattgcataattcgttatgcttTTTGTTgtgatgttatttttttaggcATATATATCGTTTTTGTGGTTGCATGCGTTGCATAActttttatgcatcttttgttgtgtctgcataatgtgttatgcatcttttttggtggctgtatAATGGTTATGTACCAAgttttcgaaaaattttcctaaaagAACAACCACCTCCAATTTTTTCGTAAAAAACTTAAATTtggtattgttgtttgtactcgttgtgtagatctctttaaaagctttccaacgagataaaatttgttaaatttcaAGGCAcgtttttttagatatgttatattctaatTTGCTTGCCAATTATATCCATAAAAGATTAAGATGTATTACGAGTTATGTAAACATTTTTAACTATTTCAAATAATTATGAGTCTCACGGAAACTGTAAAATATTTTGGGCCTGATAACGagaaaaataacattttttttggccttagcctaatttcccCTATTGCCAAGCCAGGGAGTATATCGTTAGACTTCTGGGGCATTTACTCGGCCTATGATCACAATCATTGACCTTGACTTTCTTAATGGGCCGAAGAACATTTTTTTTTCCTAGACGAATGGCGCTAGATGAGGTAGCTGCCGTACCAGTGCCATTGTGTGCATTTTTTCAGCAATATCCGTTGCTAATTTGCTTGCGGATGTACCAATTCAATGGCGCTAAATGGATCATGGTGCATCCCAAACATGGTAACCCCATTAACACCCATGATTTTCTATGTTTCACTTTTTATATTCAAAATCCAACGTGAAGTCCACTCTTTAGAACTAAACTAAATTCCTTTATCTTAATTTTAAACCTTAGAAACCGTTTTATATACAAATAAAATCAAATCGGATTTCTATCTACTTTAAAATAAGTAATCGTGCAAGACGTGGTTAGGTTGTGTGTTTATGGTACCGATTGATAATAATGACCAAAAGCACATCCCTAGACTAGTGTTTCTTCTTCTATTCTCTTCATCTATAAATGTAGAGGGCTAGAACAGATCATATTTGAATCATCGTATCAAATCATAAATTGCAAGAGGGAAATTAGTAAAAACAAATCATGGCTAAGACTAATTTCATGAGAGGAGTTGTGTCGACTACTGCACTTGTCTCCGTTTTCATTATGATGTCTGCTGCTTTATTACCACGTAAGTTATCATTGTCATCTTCTTCACCTTTAGTATATATTTACTACTAGTATCTTTCTCAACACCCTACTTGATGATATTGCATACATCTGCAGATGTTATGGGTATCAGGCTTATGGGTCCTGGCGGTTGTTACGTGGATATCCCCGACGTGAAACCAGTGGTTCTTGGCTCTGATTTTAATCGGGATTTTCGCGTGGTTCCGGGTGATAATGGCAATCTTAATGTTGGACTGAATGATGATGTGGATCCGGCGGCTGTCAATGTCAACCAACCAAAAAATCCTGGCGAAGTCAGCGTTTCGGTCGGTAATTGTGGCCGATGAGTATTCGGGAAAAGGCTGCACAAGCACTCTGCCTGGCATCGATATTATAACCGGGGGAACGTAGTACTTGGCTGCCAAATACTTTATATCAATATGAAGTgccttcctcttttttttttttttttgtttctttctttctttttgcatGCATTTGTTGTCTCGTAACGATAATTGTATTTACATGGTTCAATAATCAGCATGACGTTGTTTTGTGGGATTTTTTAATTGAAGTGGGAACCGTGGTAACACAAATTTTCTTTATCTTGTATATCAAAAAAGACAAACAAACATAAGTTTCTAAGATTTTAATCCATGCACATACAGTGAAATAAATTTAACCATTTCATTACCAATGAATTAGTCATCGAcaccaaaaaagaagaaagaaaaaaaaaccctaaagatcTAGGTCAAAATTAGAGATTCAAGTTCGAAATTTGTCAGCACTAAACTAGTTAATGATCAAAAGAAAAAACGAATTGaaacataaacaaatattttttttaactagTGGGACCAGGGATTGAGCCAGGACTAAAAAGTATTAGGGTTGAAAATAAAATTCTACCGTGACTACCATTTATCTAGTAGCACAATCAAAAGACAATTGTCTTTCAAAATCATTGGATCTTAATTTATGCCAATAAAAACAGTAAATAAAAAATgacataaacaaataaataagag
Proteins encoded in this window:
- the LOC113326751 gene encoding uncharacterized protein LOC113326751 → MAKTNFMRGVVSTTALVSVFIMMSAALLPHVMGIRLMGPGGCYVDIPDVKPVVLGSDFNRDFRVVPGDNGNLNVGLNDDVDPAAVNVNQPKNPGEVSVSVGNCGR